CTGGGCCGCGTGGATGAAGCACCAGACCATGCTGGTCAATGAAAACCGCCTGAATCTGGCCGACCAGCGCGCACGCCAATACCTCGCACGGCAGATGGAGCAGTTCTTCTTCGGCGACGGCGCGGAGCAGCCCGCGGGATATGTTCCGCCGACGGAGTGATTTCCCCATCCCGGTGCGCGCCGTCCACGGATGCATCGTCAATTCTTGTCAGCGCAGACACGATTTCTGACAGTTGATCCGGCAAAACCTCCAGGAAATGCTGTTCAGGCGCCGCCCGGTGGCCGTTTCAACGCCGGCCCGGGGATTTACCCCTTGCCGTGATACTCGATTCCCTGCCTATAATGCGGCATTCCCTTTCGAGGGAGCCGTCGAACTACGCGAGGAATTGCATATATGGCATCGCTCAAAGACCTCCTGGCCCAGCGGGCCGCCCTCGAAGCGCAAATCGCCGAAACCCAGGACCGTGAACGGTCCGACGCGATCGGCAAGGTCAAGTCGCTGATGCAGGAATACGGCCTGACGGTCGCCGACCTGACCGCCCGCGCCGCCAAAACCGGCACGCCGAAGTCTTCCAAGGTGGCCGCGAAGTATCGCAACCAGGCCACCGGCGAAACCTGGAGCGGCCGCGGCCTGCAACCGAAATGGCTGAAGGCGGCCATTTCCGGCGGCGCCAAGCTGGAAGATTTCGTCATCTGATACCCGTGTTTCGAAGGCCGCGTGCCTTCCTGCACCGGTCTTGATACCGTGAAAGCCACCTTCGGGTGGCTTTCTGCATTGTCGGCGTCACCTTTCGTCACCCCTGTTGCGGAACTACCTCCCGCGAGGGACCCCCATTCCGGGGGGAGTTCCACCTGCAGCAGGGATAGCGCTGACCGGCCGCTTCCGGCACGCAGCTAGCATCCGCGCCGGTCCCCTCCGTGCCTTGCGCGGAGCCGCTCTTTTCCTCCTACGCCCCTCCCCACCTTGAAGTCCGAGTTGTCCGCCCCCGCCGGCTGGGCTCCGCCCGCCATGCCCAGCCGCCTGCCCGCGGCGGCCCCCGCCGCCTTGCTGGTCGGCGCCACGGCCCTGCTGCTGGTGGCCGGTGCGCTGTGGCCGGCCTGGCGCACGGTGGCCTGGTGGCTGCTGCCGCTGCTCGGACTCGGCGCAGTCCTGTACGCCCGCTCGCTGCGCCAGCGCGCGCTCGATGAGCGCCGCGAATGGCGCACCAAGATCGACGACGCCGGCCTGTCCCTGGCGCAATGGATCCCCGGGGAGTCGGTCGCGATGTCGCCCGGCTGGCAGTCGCGGCTGGGGCCGCTCGACGCGGCCGATCCGCTGGCGTGGCTCACGCAGGTGCACGCGGTCGACCGGATGAAGCTGGAGGAGCGTCTGCCCGCGCTGCTGCAGGGCGGACCGCTGCCGACCGGATCGCCGGACGCCGACGGCCAGGAAGCCTCGGCGCCCGATGCCGACACGCTTCGCCACGCACTGCGCCTGCCCGACGAGGACGGCGGCTGGGTCTGGCACGAACTGCGGCTGCGCGTGGCGCGTCGCGATCCCCGCGGCCGCGCCCGCCAGGTGCTGGCCAGCCTGCAGGACATCCAGTGGCGCCGTACCGCCGAGGAACGCCAGCGCATGAGCAGCGGGCTGTTCCAGCACCTGCACGAGGGCCTGGCGATCACCGACCTCGAGCACCGGCTGCTCGACGCCAACCCGGCCTACTGGACGCTGATGGCCCTGCTGCTCGAGCCGCCTGCGGGCCTGGTCCTCGAGAACGACGGCCAGACACCGGACACCGCCGAGGCGCTGCGCCGCCGGATGCTGGGACATCCGGCGCTGCCGATGGACGAGGCGCAGCTGCGCCGTGCCGGTCACGATCCCGAAGCGATCGCCGAGGCGCTGGCCGACCCCGCCGGCCACTGGCACGGCCTCGTCAAGGTGCGCGCCGCCGGGGGGCAGCCGCGCACGCTGCGACTCACGGTGTCCTCGATCCCCGAACCCGACGGCCCGCCCCGCTATCGCGTCCTCGCGCTCAGCGACCTGACGCAGGAACTGCAGCGCCAGCAGGCGCTGGAGCGGCTGGGCCGCTTCGACCTGCTGACCGGCCTGCCCAACGAGCAGGAGTTCCAGCGCCGGCTGCAGGCCGCGCTCCACACCAGCCGCCAGGTCGGACCGGGTTTCATGCTCTGCGTCGCACGCGTGGACCTGGACGGCTTCGCCGCGTTCAACCGCCGCCATGGCATCGTCCGCGCGGACCAGGCGATGCGGGAACTCGCGCGCCGTCTGACGCTCGCGCTGCGACAGGCGCCGCAATGGTCGGACGAGGTCGCCCGGCTCGGCGGCGATGAGTTCGGGCTGCTGCTGCGCGTGCAGAGCGTCGAGGAAGCGCAGCAGGCGCTGGATCGCCTCGTGCAGGTGCTGCGCCGGCCGATCGATCCGGAAGACGAGAGCGGCGAAGGCAGCACGGACGGCACCGGCACCGCGAACAACGCGCGCCATACAGGCAACGCGGACAAAGACATTGAAGCGGAAGAAGCGCCCGGCGGCGCGCTGCGCTTGAGCGCCAGCGTCGGCGCGACGCTGTACCCGCAGGACGGTGGCGAGGCCGAGACGCTGATGCGCCACGCCGCGCACGCGCTGTATCGCGTCAAGCGCAGCGGCCGCGATGGCGTGCAGTTCTTCGACGTCGAGAAACGCCGCAGCCGCGAGGCGCAGGCTCAGGCCGCGCTGCGCGTGCAGCAGGCCTTGGAAGCGGGCGAGCTCTGCCTCTACTACCAGCCGAAGCTGGACCTCGTCAGCGGCGAACTGCTAGGCGCCGAGGCGCTGCTGCGCTGGCGCCATCCGCAGCGCGGGCTGCTGGCGCCGGCCACCTTCCTGCCGACCGTCGAGCACAGCGGCATGGCCGCGCAGCTCGGCCACTGGGTGCTGGAGCAGGCGCTGGAGCAGAACCGGCTCTGGCGCGCCCAGGGGCTGGACCTGGAACTCAGCGTCAACATCAGCCCGCGCCACCTGGCGGCGCCGGCCTTCGTGCCGCGGCTGGAAGCCCTCCTCGCCCGCCATCCGGACGTGCCGCCGAACCGGCTGGTGCTGGAACTGCTGGAGTCCAGCGCGCTCGACGACGTCGCGCACGCGCGCCGCCTGCTGACCGACTGCAAGCGCCTGGGCCTGCGCCTGGCGATGGACGACTTCGGCACCGGCTACGCGACGCTGTCGGTGCTCAAGCAACTCCCGCTGGACCAGCTCAAGATCGACCGCTCGTTCGTGCAGACCATGCTCGTCGATCCCCAGGACCGCGCGCTCGTGCAGGGCGTGATCGCCTTGGCCGGGCAGTTCGGCTGCGAACTGGTGGCCGAGGGTGTCGAGTCGCCCGCCCACGCGCAGGCGCTGATCGCGCTGGGGTGCAGCGTCGGCCAGGGCAGCGGCCTGTGCGAACCGCTGCCGCCGCAGGCGCTGCTCGACTGGGCGCTGCGGCGCACGCCGCCGCCCTCGCCGGCCAGGCAGCGCGCGACGCTGCCGGACGCCCCCGCCCAGGCCATCCCTTAAAATCCCGAGGTGATCCCACCCGGCTTTATTCAGGACCTCCTGGCCCGCGTCGACATCGTCGACATCGTGGGCCGCCATGTCGACCTCAAGAAGGCCGGCATCAACCACAAGGGGCTGTGTCCGTTCCACGGCGAGAAGTCGCCGAGCTTCACGGTCAGCCCCTCGCGCCAGACCTACCACTGCTTCGGCTGCGGCCAGCACGGCAACGCAGTGGGTTTCCTGATGGAGCACCTGGGCATCGGCTTCATCGACGCGGTGCGCGACCTTGCCCAGCAGGCCGGCATGCAGGTGCCCGAGGACGACCGCAGCCCGCAGGAGCGCGAACGCGAGAAGGCGCAGAAGCAGCGCCAGGCCACGCTCACCGAGGTCCTCGCCAAGGCCGGCCAGCACTACCGCCAGCAGCTCAAGGGCAACCAGCGCGCGATCGAATACCTCAAGGGCCGCGGCCTGACCGGCCAGATCGCGCTGCAGTTCGGGCTGGGCTACGCGCCCGACGGCTGGCGCTCGCTGGCCAACGCCTTCCCGTCCTACGACGACCCGCTGCTGGTCGAGACCGGCATGGTCATCCTGCAGGACGACCCCGGCAAGAGCGAGGCCGAGCAGCGCCGCTACGACCGCTTCCGCGACCGCGTGATGTTCCCCATCCGCAACGTGCTGGGCGAAGTCATCGGCTTCGGCGGCCGCGTGCTGGACAAGGGCGAGCCCAAGTACCTGAACTCGCCGGAGACGCCGGTCTTCCACAAGGGCCGCGAACTCTACGGCCTCTACGAGGCCCGCCCCCAGATGCGCCGGCGCGGCTACGCGCTGGTCGTCGAGGGCTACATGGACGTGGTGGCGCTGGCGCAGCACGGCTTCGGCAACGCGGTCGCGACGCTGGGCACGGCCTGCACGGCGGAACACGTGCAGAAGCTGTTCCGCTTCACCGAGTCGGTCGTGTTCAGCTTCGACGGCGACGCCGCCGGGCGCCGCGCGGCCGGACGCGCGCTCGAGGCCGCCCTGCCCCACGCCAACGAGACGCGCACGATCAAGTTCCTGTTCCTGCCGACCGAGCACGATCCGGATTCGTATGTGAGAGAGCTGGGCGCCGATGCGTTCGAACGCTGCGTCGAAGGCGCCGTGCCGCTGTCGCGCCAGCTGATGGAGACCGCCGCCGACGGCTGCGATCTGGGCACCCCGGAAGGCCGCGCGAAGATGCTGAGCGTCGCCAAGCCGCTGTGGGCCGCGCTGCCGGACGGGCTGCTGAAGCGGCAGCTGCTGGGCGAACTCGCGCGCCGCGCTCAACTGCCGGACGCCGAGCTGCAGGCCCTGTGGGCCAATGCGCAGCCCCCGGCGGCCCCGGGTTCGCGCCCTCGCGCGGAACGGCCGGCCGCCCCTCCGAAGGCGGCTCCGCGGCCCCCTTCCCCCTCTTCCGACGGCCCCCACGACGAGCCGTATTTCGACATCCCCGCCTCCGCCTACGGCGACGAGGCCCACGTCGGCGCGGACGACGTCCACATTCCCCCGGATGCTTACGGAGCGGGCGCTGGCGCCGCTCCGGCGCCCCAGGCGCAAGTCCAGGGCGAGCGCAAGAAATGGGTGCCCAAGGGCGAATACAAAGGCAAGGGCGGCAAAGGCGACTGGCGCAAGCGCGACCAGGATCCGACCATCGGCATGCCGCTCGAACTGCCGCCGGCGCCGATGAACCTGGCGGTCCGGATGCTGGTGCTGCACAGCGAGCTCTGGCAGCAGATCGGCGAGCAGGACCTGCAGCTGCTGCACGAACTGCCCGGCGAACACGGCCAGTTGATCGCCTGGCTCGAACGTTCGCTGGTCGACAACGGCCCCGCGCCGTGGGCGGTGCTGCAGATCGCCTTGCAGGAGGCCGACCTGATGGACCTCGCCCAGCGCGTCAGCGGCGGTCCGCTGACCGCGCCGCCGCCGGATGAGCACGTGGAGGTCGAGTTCCGCGTCGTGATGCGCAAGCTGTGGGTCGGCAAGCTCCGTGCGGAGGCCGACCGCATCGCGCGCAGCAAGCAGCCGGACATGACCCGGTTCCAGGCCTTGCTGCGCCAGATCCGCGATCTGGAAGCCGCCTGAGCCCACTCAAGGATGCGCTGCGGAACGTGGCGCCGAACGTGCCGCGGAAGGCGCCGAAGAATGGCTGCAGAACGGGCTGCAGAACGCACGTCAAACGCGCTTTTTGACCGGATGGGAAAATTCGCAGATAATCTACGGTTTTCGCGCGTCAAGAGTGACCGCAGCGCCAACCGGTCCCCGGCCCCCCACTGACCCTGGGTTCATACACAAAGTGGCCAACTTACACCGCCTGGGCTGCAACAACAAAGGTTCACGCTAACCTTCACGCGCAAAGCCTTGAATGGCAGCCGGTTTGCCCCGATCTGCCGCACAAGGCCTGAGTTCGAGCCGCCTGGCTCGCTCGCGCCGCATAGCCCGCAAGTGTCGGGAGTTTGCGGGCGCCAGCGGACCAGGTGGCTGTTTGCATTGCCTGCACCCACTGCGATTTCCCCGCATTCACCTACTGGCCCACGAGCCACCGAGGAACTGCATGACCGCCAAAAAGACCGCGTCCAAGGCCGCCGCCGCAGAAACCGAAGAAGTCAAGAAGCCGGCCGTCAAGGCCGCCGCGAAGACCGCCAAAGCCGCCACCGCTGTCGCGTCCGACGATGACGCGAAGCCCAAGCGCGGCCGCAAGCCCAAGGCCGAGACCGAGTCGAAGAAGCCGGCCGCCAAGGCCAAGGTCGAAGAGGAAGAAGAGGACTTCAGCGACGTCGACGCCGAAGGCGAGACCGAGGGCGAGACCGAAGGCGAAGTCGAGACCGTCGAGGCCGTCGAGGTCGAGGAAGTGGGCGAGGACAAGCCCAAGGCCAAGCCGCTGCGCATGAAGGTCAGCCGCGCCAAGGAGCGCGCGCTGATGCGCGAGTTCGGCCTGGACGAGACGGCGCTGACCGAAGAGGAAGTCGCCAAGCGCCGCCACGAGCTCAAGACCCTCATCAAGATGGGCAAGACGCGCGGTTTCCTGACGCATCAGGAAATCAACGACCACTTGCCCGAGAAGCTGATCAACGAGGAAATCCTCGAGGCGATCGTGTCGATGCTCAACGACATGGGCATCGCCGTGTACGAGCAGGCGCCCGACGCCGCCACGCTGCTGATCCAGGGCTCGACCTCGCCGACCGCCACCGAAGAGGAAGCGGAAGAAGCGGCCGAGGCCGCGCTGTCGACCGTCGACTCCGAGTTCGGCCGCACGACCGACCCGGTGCGCATGTACATGCGCGAGATGGGCACCGTCGAGCTGCTGACCCGCGAGGGCGAGATCGAGATCGCCAAGCGCATCGAAGGCGGCCTGCAGGCCATGATGCTGGCCATCTCGGCCTCCCCCACGACCATCGCCGAGATCCTGGCCATCGCCG
This genomic stretch from Mitsuaria sp. 7 harbors:
- the dnaG gene encoding DNA primase → MIPPGFIQDLLARVDIVDIVGRHVDLKKAGINHKGLCPFHGEKSPSFTVSPSRQTYHCFGCGQHGNAVGFLMEHLGIGFIDAVRDLAQQAGMQVPEDDRSPQEREREKAQKQRQATLTEVLAKAGQHYRQQLKGNQRAIEYLKGRGLTGQIALQFGLGYAPDGWRSLANAFPSYDDPLLVETGMVILQDDPGKSEAEQRRYDRFRDRVMFPIRNVLGEVIGFGGRVLDKGEPKYLNSPETPVFHKGRELYGLYEARPQMRRRGYALVVEGYMDVVALAQHGFGNAVATLGTACTAEHVQKLFRFTESVVFSFDGDAAGRRAAGRALEAALPHANETRTIKFLFLPTEHDPDSYVRELGADAFERCVEGAVPLSRQLMETAADGCDLGTPEGRAKMLSVAKPLWAALPDGLLKRQLLGELARRAQLPDAELQALWANAQPPAAPGSRPRAERPAAPPKAAPRPPSPSSDGPHDEPYFDIPASAYGDEAHVGADDVHIPPDAYGAGAGAAPAPQAQVQGERKKWVPKGEYKGKGGKGDWRKRDQDPTIGMPLELPPAPMNLAVRMLVLHSELWQQIGEQDLQLLHELPGEHGQLIAWLERSLVDNGPAPWAVLQIALQEADLMDLAQRVSGGPLTAPPPDEHVEVEFRVVMRKLWVGKLRAEADRIARSKQPDMTRFQALLRQIRDLEAA
- a CDS encoding H-NS family nucleoid-associated regulatory protein, with the protein product MASLKDLLAQRAALEAQIAETQDRERSDAIGKVKSLMQEYGLTVADLTARAAKTGTPKSSKVAAKYRNQATGETWSGRGLQPKWLKAAISGGAKLEDFVI
- a CDS encoding bifunctional diguanylate cyclase/phosphodiesterase, with the translated sequence MPSRLPAAAPAALLVGATALLLVAGALWPAWRTVAWWLLPLLGLGAVLYARSLRQRALDERREWRTKIDDAGLSLAQWIPGESVAMSPGWQSRLGPLDAADPLAWLTQVHAVDRMKLEERLPALLQGGPLPTGSPDADGQEASAPDADTLRHALRLPDEDGGWVWHELRLRVARRDPRGRARQVLASLQDIQWRRTAEERQRMSSGLFQHLHEGLAITDLEHRLLDANPAYWTLMALLLEPPAGLVLENDGQTPDTAEALRRRMLGHPALPMDEAQLRRAGHDPEAIAEALADPAGHWHGLVKVRAAGGQPRTLRLTVSSIPEPDGPPRYRVLALSDLTQELQRQQALERLGRFDLLTGLPNEQEFQRRLQAALHTSRQVGPGFMLCVARVDLDGFAAFNRRHGIVRADQAMRELARRLTLALRQAPQWSDEVARLGGDEFGLLLRVQSVEEAQQALDRLVQVLRRPIDPEDESGEGSTDGTGTANNARHTGNADKDIEAEEAPGGALRLSASVGATLYPQDGGEAETLMRHAAHALYRVKRSGRDGVQFFDVEKRRSREAQAQAALRVQQALEAGELCLYYQPKLDLVSGELLGAEALLRWRHPQRGLLAPATFLPTVEHSGMAAQLGHWVLEQALEQNRLWRAQGLDLELSVNISPRHLAAPAFVPRLEALLARHPDVPPNRLVLELLESSALDDVAHARRLLTDCKRLGLRLAMDDFGTGYATLSVLKQLPLDQLKIDRSFVQTMLVDPQDRALVQGVIALAGQFGCELVAEGVESPAHAQALIALGCSVGQGSGLCEPLPPQALLDWALRRTPPPSPARQRATLPDAPAQAIP
- a CDS encoding oxidative damage protection protein, with the translated sequence MARTVQCVYLKKEAEGMDFPIYPGELGKRIYENVSKEAWAAWMKHQTMLVNENRLNLADQRARQYLARQMEQFFFGDGAEQPAGYVPPTE